In Deltaproteobacteria bacterium, a single window of DNA contains:
- a CDS encoding diguanylate cyclase: MEIHLAEYQKKIKLLHETYFSKLPEKLEILDQCLEKISQHLSSNQDWALFYNTTHKLAGSATTFGLPKVSQIANRLQILISDFSEHKELLDENKINILSGLVDDLKSQTLYSKSGSIELMLEHQISPGKRHLEPQKKILIVEDDSIYAEHLALQLEAAGFLCTVLTALEPLEEVLVKTRPDLILMDMSFHGKRFAGAEVLKQIRLSQEFSCPLIFHSSDSSFESRLEAVRAGANCFLCKTTPLWGVIDVIDQMLYKEQIKSFWKVLVVPEDELLVRKCNILFEQEAIKIFQVPDPTCVMDKISEHSPDLILINLCLPKMQGEELAAVIRQVPSFERIPIVFLSSEKDSPKRIEFLRQAGEDILQKNIDSTELLLVLKRRLQRFARLGQLFSTDALTGLLNFKVFLERAEQEIIRARRHNIKLTLAKIDIDHLSLINEAHGHAVGDEVITELAYLLEKKLRRSDIVGRVGGDEFCVLLPETEAEKLLKIFEEIAQGFQSILFRMNRTEFTASFSCGLSSLLPHHNVEALMELADQGLKKAKKLGQSKVVIQEEL; this comes from the coding sequence ATGGAAATCCATTTAGCCGAATACCAAAAAAAAATAAAATTGCTTCACGAAACTTATTTCTCCAAACTTCCGGAAAAACTGGAAATCCTTGATCAATGCCTGGAAAAAATCAGCCAGCACTTGTCTTCAAATCAGGACTGGGCCTTGTTTTATAATACTACCCACAAGCTTGCCGGATCAGCCACAACCTTTGGTTTGCCTAAAGTGAGTCAGATAGCCAACCGTTTACAGATTCTTATTTCAGATTTTTCTGAACACAAAGAATTGTTGGATGAAAATAAAATAAATATTTTAAGTGGCCTGGTGGATGATTTGAAGAGCCAAACACTGTACTCCAAAAGTGGAAGTATCGAGCTGATGTTAGAACATCAAATTTCACCAGGAAAAAGGCATCTGGAGCCACAGAAAAAAATTCTTATCGTAGAAGACGATTCTATCTATGCAGAACATCTTGCCTTGCAATTAGAGGCCGCGGGCTTTTTATGTACTGTGCTTACAGCACTTGAGCCACTGGAAGAAGTTCTCGTCAAAACAAGGCCGGATCTTATTTTGATGGATATGTCCTTTCATGGCAAACGATTCGCGGGGGCTGAGGTCCTAAAGCAAATCAGGCTCTCCCAGGAGTTTTCTTGTCCGCTCATTTTTCATTCTTCAGACAGCAGTTTCGAAAGCAGGCTGGAGGCCGTTCGGGCTGGAGCAAACTGCTTTTTATGCAAGACCACACCCCTTTGGGGAGTTATCGATGTCATCGATCAGATGCTCTATAAGGAACAAATAAAATCTTTTTGGAAAGTTCTTGTCGTGCCCGAGGATGAACTGCTTGTCCGAAAATGCAATATTCTTTTTGAGCAGGAAGCTATTAAAATATTTCAGGTGCCAGATCCCACTTGTGTCATGGATAAAATTTCTGAACACTCTCCCGATTTGATTCTTATCAATCTGTGCCTGCCCAAGATGCAAGGCGAAGAGTTGGCCGCAGTGATCAGGCAAGTGCCATCTTTCGAAAGAATTCCCATTGTTTTCCTTTCTTCTGAAAAGGACTCCCCAAAACGGATAGAGTTTCTTCGTCAGGCAGGCGAAGATATCCTGCAAAAAAATATTGATTCTACTGAGCTGCTTTTGGTGCTTAAACGCAGACTTCAAAGGTTCGCTCGATTAGGCCAATTGTTTAGCACCGATGCCCTGACGGGCCTGCTTAATTTCAAGGTCTTTCTGGAGAGAGCAGAACAGGAAATAATAAGAGCGAGACGCCATAACATAAAACTTACACTCGCAAAAATAGACATCGATCATTTGAGCTTAATCAATGAGGCCCATGGTCATGCGGTAGGCGATGAAGTGATTACGGAGTTGGCCTATTTATTAGAAAAAAAACTTAGAAGAAGTGATATTGTGGGGCGAGTGGGAGGCGATGAATTTTGCGTCCTGCTTCCAGAAACAGAAGCAGAAAAATTGCTGAAAATATTTGAGGAAATTGCGCAAGGTTTCCAATCGATTTTATTCCGGATGAATAGAACGGAGTTTACTGCATCTTTTAGCTGCGGACTTTCTTCTCTGCTGCCCCATCATAATGTTGAAGCCCTCATGGAGCTTGCTGATCAAGGGCTAAAAAAGGCAAAGAAACTTGGACAGAGTAAAGTGGTTATTCAGGAAGAGTTGTAA
- the mnmA gene encoding tRNA 2-thiouridine(34) synthase MnmA, whose protein sequence is MKVLCAMSGGVDSSVAALLLKQQGHEVIGVSMKLREMPMDPSLKVSGCCSLEDFNDARRVCDALEIPFYALNFKEQFNEKVVDVFASEYLRGRTPNPCVLCNRDIKFDALLAKAEEMGAQSVATGHYARIQKTGENYQLLRGLDSKKDQSYFLFSLGQKELSKMMFPVGHLTKPQVREIAREYNLKTKDKPESMEICFVPNDDPGAFLDSYIAEGRHPPPGDYIDLSGKVIGKHEGIHKYTIGQRRGINLSMGKRFYVQKINPETNQITLAEDRALYQNSLLASKVGWIGSTPALEEWMSAKIRYRTEPADCQIQALENGDYQINFKEAQRAITPGQALVFYRGDEVLGGGWIERGL, encoded by the coding sequence ATGAAAGTTCTGTGTGCCATGAGTGGTGGAGTGGATTCGTCTGTGGCTGCTTTGCTCTTAAAGCAACAAGGTCATGAAGTGATTGGAGTGTCGATGAAGCTGCGGGAGATGCCGATGGATCCATCTCTCAAAGTCAGCGGTTGCTGTTCGCTGGAAGATTTTAATGATGCCAGGCGTGTGTGTGATGCCTTGGAGATTCCCTTTTACGCCCTAAATTTTAAAGAACAATTTAATGAAAAAGTGGTGGATGTTTTTGCCTCCGAATATCTGAGAGGGCGCACTCCCAACCCCTGTGTGCTCTGCAATCGGGACATCAAATTTGATGCGCTTTTGGCAAAGGCTGAGGAAATGGGGGCGCAATCTGTAGCGACGGGTCATTATGCACGCATTCAAAAAACGGGCGAAAATTACCAGCTGCTCCGTGGGCTAGATTCCAAAAAAGATCAAAGTTATTTCCTTTTCTCTTTAGGTCAAAAAGAACTCTCAAAAATGATGTTTCCCGTAGGGCATCTGACCAAGCCTCAAGTTCGGGAAATCGCACGCGAATACAATTTGAAGACCAAAGACAAACCCGAAAGCATGGAGATCTGCTTTGTGCCCAACGATGATCCAGGGGCTTTTCTAGATTCCTATATAGCCGAGGGGCGACATCCTCCACCAGGGGATTATATCGATCTCTCGGGTAAAGTGATTGGCAAGCATGAGGGCATCCACAAATATACGATTGGCCAACGTCGAGGAATAAATCTTTCGATGGGAAAAAGATTTTACGTCCAAAAAATTAATCCTGAAACGAACCAAATTACTTTAGCGGAAGATAGAGCCTTGTATCAGAATTCCTTGTTAGCTTCCAAAGTAGGCTGGATAGGCTCTACGCCAGCGTTGGAAGAGTGGATGAGTGCAAAAATTCGTTATCGGACTGAGCCAGCGGATTGCCAGATTCAAGCCTTGGAGAATGGGGATTACCAGATAAATTTCAAAGAAGCGCAACGTGCGATTACGCCGGGACAGGCCTTGGTGTTTTATCGGGGGGACGAAGTGTTGGGGGGGGGCTGGATAGAGAGGGGGTTATGA
- a CDS encoding PAS domain-containing sensor histidine kinase, whose product MKETDSKIPAIEEERFQKVVEAAPCAMVMVDKNQNIVLINTQTEKIFGYERQELLGQKLEILIPQSFRSRHQGQVDNHFITPLTRPMGVGRDLFALHKNGKEFPVEIGLNPLQMNEGSFILASIIDITERKNNELILKESEERFRLLADSVPVLIWMAGPDKKHFYFNKTWLNFTGRSLEQEIGDAWATGLHPEDLKFYFKTYSASFDEKKPFSIEYRLKNKEGVYRWLIDTGIPRFNQKGEFLGYIGGCTDISQQKALEQTANDAQRMAHLGSWQWDIKNNTEIWSDEQFRIFGYEPKTIQAHHETFMNAIPVDKRQKVLSAFRSALEDNLPCHIESSIVRPNGELRHVLLQGEVKRNEKNEAVLMSGTVFDITDRKKVEQMKNEFIATVSHELRTPLTSIRGSLGLISGGAVGDMPDKAKPLVQIALSNCERLVRMINDILDIEKIESGKIDFHLKICDLNEVIKNSVKANEDYASQYAVLLKINETSESAFASIDVDRMTQVLTNLISNAVKFSSKGDIVLISVSRHGSNIRVSVMDKGKGIPENFKTKIFGKFAQADSSSTKQKGGTGLGLNICKKIVEKHGGKIGFESIPGAGATFYFDLPGLECSKDDNQA is encoded by the coding sequence ATGAAAGAAACAGACAGCAAAATACCGGCAATTGAAGAAGAGCGATTTCAAAAGGTGGTTGAAGCCGCACCTTGTGCCATGGTGATGGTCGATAAAAACCAAAATATAGTTTTGATCAATACTCAGACAGAAAAAATATTTGGCTATGAGCGTCAGGAACTTTTGGGTCAAAAATTGGAAATCCTTATTCCCCAGTCTTTTCGATCTCGTCACCAGGGGCAAGTGGACAATCATTTTATCACTCCTTTGACTCGTCCCATGGGAGTAGGTCGGGATCTTTTTGCCCTGCATAAAAATGGCAAAGAATTTCCGGTGGAAATTGGATTAAATCCCCTGCAAATGAATGAAGGCTCCTTCATTTTGGCCTCCATCATCGATATTACTGAAAGAAAAAATAACGAGCTTATTCTGAAAGAAAGTGAAGAAAGGTTCCGTCTTTTAGCCGATTCGGTCCCCGTTTTAATCTGGATGGCGGGTCCCGATAAAAAACATTTTTACTTTAATAAAACCTGGCTGAATTTTACCGGGCGCAGCCTTGAACAGGAAATTGGCGATGCTTGGGCTACAGGGTTGCATCCTGAGGATTTGAAGTTTTATTTTAAAACTTATTCCGCCAGTTTTGATGAAAAAAAACCATTTTCGATAGAATATCGATTAAAAAATAAAGAGGGAGTCTATCGTTGGCTGATCGACACAGGAATCCCCCGCTTTAATCAGAAAGGGGAATTTTTAGGGTATATTGGTGGCTGTACCGATATCAGTCAGCAAAAGGCTTTGGAGCAAACGGCCAATGATGCCCAGCGAATGGCGCATCTGGGTTCCTGGCAATGGGATATCAAAAATAATACCGAAATCTGGTCGGATGAACAATTTAGAATTTTTGGCTACGAACCCAAAACCATACAAGCCCACCACGAAACTTTTATGAATGCCATTCCTGTCGATAAAAGGCAAAAGGTGCTTTCTGCATTTCGAAGTGCTTTGGAGGACAATCTCCCCTGTCATATTGAAAGCAGCATTGTGAGGCCCAATGGGGAGCTGCGCCATGTTCTGCTGCAAGGTGAAGTGAAAAGAAACGAAAAAAATGAAGCCGTTTTAATGAGTGGGACTGTGTTTGATATCACCGACCGTAAAAAAGTTGAACAGATGAAAAATGAGTTTATCGCCACTGTGAGTCATGAACTTCGCACGCCGCTCACTTCTATTCGGGGATCCTTGGGCCTTATTTCTGGTGGAGCAGTTGGAGATATGCCCGACAAAGCCAAGCCGCTTGTTCAAATTGCTCTCAGCAATTGTGAGCGCCTGGTGCGAATGATTAATGACATTCTCGATATTGAAAAAATTGAATCGGGGAAAATAGATTTTCATTTGAAAATATGTGACCTCAATGAAGTGATAAAAAATTCTGTGAAGGCCAATGAAGATTATGCCTCCCAATACGCTGTGTTGCTTAAAATAAACGAGACCAGTGAATCTGCCTTTGCCTCTATCGATGTCGATCGTATGACTCAGGTGCTGACAAATCTTATCTCAAACGCGGTCAAGTTTTCATCGAAGGGCGATATCGTGTTGATTTCAGTATCCCGACACGGTTCAAATATACGGGTTTCGGTTATGGATAAAGGCAAAGGAATCCCGGAAAATTTTAAAACCAAAATTTTTGGGAAATTTGCCCAAGCCGATTCCTCTAGTACAAAACAGAAAGGTGGCACGGGATTGGGTCTGAATATTTGCAAGAAAATTGTTGAAAAGCACGGAGGAAAAATAGGTTTTGAATCCATTCCGGGTGCAGGCGCCACATTTTATTTTGATTTGCCTGGCCTGGAATGTTCGAAGGATGACAATCAGGCCTAG
- a CDS encoding YIP1 family protein — translation MWENRQQTGFVKAFTETVKQSMLEPARFYDSITPQGSYDQPLFYALICMCLGTFFALAYQFIFQSFFSMLGSFFQLPSSELGLSVGFYFFMALASLVAAPLFCFIQLILNAAIYHLCLWALGASPNGFVATFRALCYSQGPQVLQIIPFVGSFVTLIWQLVILYNGFRKLQSASSGQALAAILFPIIFMCLFSLLFFFGIILLVFFIIFAVSKASHGV, via the coding sequence ATGTGGGAAAATCGCCAACAAACAGGTTTCGTGAAAGCTTTTACAGAAACCGTAAAGCAAAGCATGCTGGAGCCCGCTCGTTTTTATGATTCTATAACTCCTCAGGGTAGCTATGACCAGCCTTTATTCTACGCCCTGATCTGCATGTGTCTGGGTACTTTTTTTGCCTTGGCCTACCAGTTTATTTTTCAAAGTTTTTTTTCGATGCTAGGAAGTTTTTTTCAGCTTCCCTCTTCTGAACTGGGTTTGAGTGTAGGTTTTTATTTCTTCATGGCCTTGGCTTCGCTGGTGGCTGCTCCCCTATTTTGTTTTATCCAGCTCATTTTGAATGCAGCAATTTATCACCTCTGTTTGTGGGCCTTGGGCGCCAGCCCCAATGGCTTTGTCGCTACTTTCAGGGCCTTGTGCTATTCGCAAGGGCCTCAGGTTTTGCAGATAATCCCTTTCGTGGGCAGTTTCGTGACTCTAATTTGGCAGCTGGTGATTCTGTATAATGGGTTTAGAAAATTGCAGTCAGCCAGTTCAGGACAAGCCTTGGCGGCCATATTATTTCCAATTATCTTCATGTGTCTGTTTAGCCTCTTGTTCTTTTTTGGAATTATCCTGCTTGTGTTTTTTATTATATTTGCAGTGAGCAAAGCCTCTCATGGAGTGTAA
- a CDS encoding sigma-54-dependent Fis family transcriptional regulator, producing the protein MRVKKNLLLIEDDEELSSYISLYLQSKDYPVSIAYNSKEALKLIQNHEFDLVLLDIQLPDGDGIDLIRHIKNKNPLLPIIVTSSFAEVQTVVRALKRGASDYIQKPVDIEKLAEKIQDLLEIKNKDAAKDAGSSFQDIEGPFQKSEVMGYLWKQIAGVIHSDVPLMIYGETGTGKTFLAKKIHEYSHRNKAPFVHVNCPSIPEHLIESEIFGHNKGAFTGADKEVEGKLEFAEGGSVFLDEIGDISMSFQAKLLRVLESREFEKLGSNKTIKANIRFLAATNKNLEEAIRLSHFREDLYYRLNVYPLYLPPLRERKEEILSLAEIYLQKLSHQFNKSILLLSAEALRKMQEYNWPGNIRELENVLQRAFHAARGVELNAEDIVLLKKNETVKKTRAALTSLKELEHQKLLDAIQASGGSITRMANILGVGRDTVYRRLAKYGIDYKK; encoded by the coding sequence ATGAGAGTAAAAAAAAATCTTCTACTCATTGAAGACGATGAAGAATTGTCTTCCTATATTTCCTTGTATCTTCAATCAAAAGATTATCCCGTCTCCATCGCTTATAACAGCAAAGAGGCACTAAAGCTTATTCAAAACCATGAATTCGATTTGGTGCTTCTGGACATTCAATTACCCGATGGAGATGGCATTGATCTTATCCGCCATATTAAGAACAAAAATCCCCTGCTGCCTATAATTGTGACCAGTTCTTTTGCCGAAGTTCAGACTGTAGTGAGGGCTCTTAAGAGGGGAGCCAGCGATTATATTCAGAAACCTGTGGATATTGAAAAGTTGGCCGAAAAAATTCAGGACTTGCTCGAGATAAAAAACAAGGATGCTGCAAAAGATGCGGGGAGCAGCTTCCAGGATATTGAAGGGCCCTTTCAAAAAAGTGAGGTGATGGGATATCTCTGGAAGCAAATCGCGGGAGTGATTCACTCGGATGTCCCCCTCATGATTTATGGCGAAACAGGGACGGGAAAAACTTTTCTTGCCAAAAAAATTCATGAATACAGTCACCGAAATAAAGCTCCCTTTGTGCATGTGAATTGCCCTTCTATTCCCGAGCATCTCATCGAAAGCGAAATATTTGGCCATAACAAAGGGGCCTTTACCGGTGCCGACAAAGAGGTTGAAGGGAAGCTTGAGTTCGCCGAAGGAGGCAGCGTTTTTCTGGATGAAATTGGTGATATTTCGATGTCGTTTCAGGCCAAGCTGTTGAGGGTGTTAGAAAGTCGTGAATTTGAAAAGCTGGGAAGTAACAAGACGATCAAGGCCAATATTCGCTTTTTAGCTGCCACCAATAAAAATCTTGAAGAAGCCATTCGGCTTTCGCATTTTCGAGAAGATTTGTATTACCGTTTAAATGTATATCCTCTCTACCTCCCCCCCTTGAGAGAACGTAAGGAGGAGATTCTTTCGCTCGCAGAAATATATCTTCAAAAACTTTCACATCAATTTAACAAATCCATTCTTCTTCTCAGTGCCGAAGCGCTTCGCAAAATGCAGGAGTACAATTGGCCGGGAAATATCCGAGAATTGGAGAACGTGCTCCAGCGGGCTTTTCATGCTGCAAGGGGAGTGGAGTTGAATGCAGAAGATATTGTCCTCCTCAAAAAAAATGAAACAGTTAAAAAAACAAGGGCGGCGCTCACTTCACTCAAAGAATTGGAACATCAAAAACTTTTGGATGCCATTCAGGCATCGGGGGGTAGCATTACGCGCATGGCAAATATTTTGGGGGTGGGGAGAGATACAGTTTATCGCAGGCTTGCCAAATATGGAATTGATTACAAAAAATAG
- a CDS encoding 16S rRNA (uracil(1498)-N(3))-methyltransferase, with protein sequence MPQFLVDSKNIVQDKLHLSVSESHHLLRVLRKSVGDEITISDGECKQYYCVLQEADLEFPKAILKILKVHQAMSPKPRIHLVCAVLKNQRMDWLIEKATELGVDEITPLLSQHGVVELKSEKDKTKKQERFIALSQAALKQSQNLHLPQINEVLSFQEYLKKIEADNPKILQALLHPYNSLALSELETDFSKDQAEECLLLIGPEGGFSEVEVKMAHSKGFKSYSLGKNILRGETAGIYALSLLSFWRTKRSS encoded by the coding sequence ATGCCTCAATTTTTAGTGGATTCAAAAAATATTGTTCAAGACAAGCTCCACTTGTCTGTCTCCGAATCGCATCATCTTTTGCGTGTATTACGCAAGTCAGTAGGCGATGAAATCACCATCTCGGATGGGGAATGCAAGCAATATTATTGTGTCCTACAAGAGGCAGACTTGGAGTTCCCCAAGGCCATCCTGAAAATCCTGAAAGTTCATCAAGCAATGAGCCCAAAACCCAGGATACACCTGGTCTGTGCCGTTCTCAAAAATCAACGCATGGATTGGCTGATTGAAAAGGCCACGGAGTTGGGGGTGGATGAAATCACTCCCCTGCTTTCTCAGCATGGCGTGGTGGAATTAAAATCGGAAAAAGACAAAACAAAAAAACAGGAACGTTTTATCGCCTTATCCCAAGCGGCTTTAAAGCAATCTCAAAATTTACATTTACCTCAAATAAATGAAGTTTTGAGTTTTCAGGAATATCTGAAAAAAATTGAAGCCGATAATCCTAAAATCCTCCAAGCCCTACTTCACCCCTATAACAGCTTGGCTTTATCGGAGTTAGAAACCGATTTTTCAAAGGATCAAGCCGAAGAATGCTTGCTGCTCATTGGTCCAGAAGGGGGCTTCAGTGAAGTTGAAGTAAAAATGGCTCACTCAAAAGGCTTTAAAAGTTATTCGCTGGGAAAAAATATTTTGAGGGGGGAGACGGCTGGGATTTATGCTTTATCGCTTCTCTCTTTTTGGAGGACTAAAAGGTCTTCGTAA
- a CDS encoding response regulator yields MRMNTVELEKILYVEDDDDIRILGEMALRVGPYEVISCSSGPAALKEAAEQNPDLIIMDVMMPGMDGPSALKALGLIPSTQQIPVIFMTAKVQPEEIEAYKKMGAVGVISKPFDPMTLAGEVENIWKSI; encoded by the coding sequence ATGCGTATGAATACTGTTGAGTTAGAAAAAATCCTTTACGTAGAAGACGACGATGACATCCGGATTCTGGGTGAAATGGCGCTCAGAGTTGGACCTTATGAAGTGATTAGTTGTTCAAGTGGGCCAGCGGCTCTTAAAGAGGCTGCAGAGCAAAATCCCGACCTGATTATTATGGATGTGATGATGCCTGGCATGGATGGGCCATCGGCGCTGAAGGCCTTGGGTCTTATTCCCTCTACGCAGCAAATTCCTGTAATTTTCATGACCGCAAAAGTTCAGCCTGAGGAAATAGAAGCTTATAAAAAGATGGGAGCTGTGGGTGTGATTTCAAAACCCTTTGACCCCATGACCCTTGCGGGGGAAGTAGAAAATATATGGAAATCCATTTAG
- a CDS encoding ROK family protein — translation MKSVALALDIGGSFIKAACVDLKGCILFEQSFSSGPKDTNTKFLKHLFEIIEALRNFCAEKKLQILGLGLGVPGIVNAQKGIVYQSPHFSQWKNFKIRAALQKKIPFPIDMDNDANRAALGEAWLGKGKALRNFIFLTLGTGIGGGIVLNKRIWQGDSGFAGELGHLVIDRNGRSCPCGGQGCLERYASLVGLQEAWRRVSKAPFPGPQELYLRAMKKDKAALEVWKQFGNSLGLGLASLMNVLGIENIILGGGISEAFAVFEKAMKQGMQQHLYQTSFKKMRVYPSQLKNKAGILGCAYAVFFVNQ, via the coding sequence ATGAAATCTGTTGCCTTAGCTTTGGATATTGGAGGGAGCTTTATAAAGGCCGCCTGTGTGGATCTCAAAGGTTGCATTCTTTTTGAACAGTCCTTTAGCTCTGGTCCGAAAGATACCAACACGAAGTTTCTCAAACATCTTTTTGAAATCATCGAGGCCTTAAGAAATTTCTGTGCTGAAAAAAAACTTCAGATTCTAGGCCTGGGCTTGGGGGTTCCTGGAATTGTGAATGCTCAAAAAGGCATCGTCTATCAATCGCCGCATTTCTCTCAATGGAAAAATTTTAAAATACGAGCTGCTCTTCAGAAAAAAATTCCTTTCCCCATTGATATGGATAACGATGCGAACAGGGCCGCTCTGGGCGAGGCCTGGCTGGGAAAAGGAAAAGCGCTCAGGAATTTTATCTTCCTCACTTTGGGGACCGGCATTGGCGGTGGCATTGTTCTCAATAAAAGAATCTGGCAGGGAGATTCCGGCTTTGCGGGGGAATTAGGGCATTTGGTGATTGATAGAAATGGTCGAAGCTGTCCCTGTGGCGGCCAGGGCTGTTTGGAGCGTTATGCCTCCCTCGTCGGCCTACAGGAGGCATGGAGAAGGGTTTCAAAAGCTCCTTTCCCAGGTCCTCAAGAACTTTATTTAAGGGCGATGAAAAAGGATAAGGCTGCGCTTGAAGTCTGGAAGCAATTTGGAAATTCTTTGGGGCTAGGTCTTGCCTCTTTAATGAATGTTTTGGGCATTGAAAATATTATCCTCGGAGGAGGCATCTCAGAGGCTTTTGCGGTTTTTGAAAAGGCAATGAAACAGGGAATGCAGCAACATCTTTATCAGACGAGTTTTAAAAAGATGAGGGTTTATCCATCGCAGCTTAAAAATAAAGCAGGAATTTTGGGTTGTGCTTATGCGGTGTTTTTTGTAAATCAATGA
- the mtaB gene encoding tRNA (N(6)-L-threonylcarbamoyladenosine(37)-C(2))-methylthiotransferase MtaB, whose translation MKTVAIFTMGCRANQADSAILEGMLAREGWRLVDTKEPADAYILNTCTVTNNADQEARYLIRRLHRQNPEACILVTGCSAQVNPKALAGVEGVAFVVGNTQKKSILDLLKQSKPLVPEIMVEDIFQEEAIFSSDFSSYSKNTRALLKIQDGCNQMCSYCVIPFARGKNRSLLPQLVMDELHRLSEIGYYEAVLTGIHIGTYGRDLSPQTDLLALMKRIEDEVPIHRVRLSSIDPEEVTEEMIEFLSGSKIFCAHLHIPVQSGEDQILKLMRRRYTAQEFLDLGVKLKEKIPGVCLGTDIMPGFPYENEERFEKSYRLMQESPLDYLHVFPYSAKEKTRAANFQDQVSQAQKRERVSKMTALSKEKRNQFYESQKGSIQEIILEEKAMHFPEHFSDKIRGVSRNFISVYVVANEDLKGKLVSCKITGYEGDYVFGEII comes from the coding sequence ATGAAAACCGTCGCCATTTTCACCATGGGTTGCCGAGCCAACCAAGCCGATTCGGCTATTTTGGAAGGCATGCTGGCGCGTGAAGGCTGGCGTCTGGTGGATACGAAAGAGCCTGCGGATGCCTATATCCTCAATACCTGCACGGTCACTAACAATGCCGATCAAGAAGCGCGCTATCTCATTCGTCGGCTGCATCGACAAAATCCGGAGGCTTGTATCTTGGTGACGGGCTGTTCTGCCCAAGTAAATCCCAAAGCCTTAGCGGGTGTGGAGGGCGTTGCTTTTGTGGTGGGCAATACTCAAAAAAAATCGATCTTGGACTTGCTGAAACAATCAAAACCCTTAGTCCCTGAAATTATGGTTGAAGATATTTTTCAAGAAGAAGCCATTTTTAGCTCCGATTTCTCTTCCTATTCAAAAAATACAAGGGCCCTTTTAAAAATTCAGGATGGCTGCAATCAGATGTGCAGTTACTGTGTGATTCCCTTTGCGCGCGGGAAAAACCGCAGTCTCTTGCCTCAGTTGGTGATGGATGAATTGCATCGCTTGTCTGAAATTGGATACTACGAAGCGGTGCTTACCGGCATTCATATTGGTACTTACGGCCGCGATCTGAGTCCCCAAACGGATTTGCTGGCCTTAATGAAGCGCATTGAAGACGAGGTCCCCATTCATCGCGTGCGCCTGTCCTCGATAGATCCTGAAGAAGTCACCGAAGAAATGATTGAGTTTTTATCCGGCTCCAAAATATTTTGTGCCCATTTGCATATCCCCGTGCAAAGCGGGGAAGATCAAATCTTAAAGCTGATGCGACGGCGTTATACGGCTCAAGAGTTTTTGGACCTTGGTGTAAAATTGAAGGAAAAAATTCCTGGTGTTTGTCTGGGAACTGATATTATGCCTGGTTTCCCCTACGAAAACGAAGAGCGTTTCGAAAAAAGTTACCGCTTAATGCAAGAGAGTCCCCTAGATTACTTGCATGTATTTCCCTATTCGGCCAAAGAGAAAACTCGTGCAGCAAATTTTCAGGATCAGGTTTCTCAGGCCCAAAAAAGGGAGCGAGTTTCAAAAATGACTGCGCTTTCAAAAGAGAAGAGGAATCAATTTTACGAAAGTCAAAAAGGCAGTATCCAGGAAATCATTTTGGAAGAAAAGGCTATGCATTTTCCCGAGCATTTTTCCGACAAAATAAGAGGGGTCTCCCGAAATTTTATTTCGGTTTATGTGGTGGCGAATGAAGATTTAAAAGGAAAACTTGTCAGTTGCAAGATCACTGGCTACGAGGGTGACTATGTTTTTGGAGAAATTATTTAG